A window of Ranitomeya variabilis isolate aRanVar5 chromosome 2, aRanVar5.hap1, whole genome shotgun sequence contains these coding sequences:
- the PAQR9 gene encoding membrane progestin receptor epsilon translates to MPPQPFSRDASSLLRWDEVPDDFVECFILSGYRRLHLTAQECLASIFQPTNETLNFWTHFIPLVLFASRFYQVIFLSAELPWHHPALLPLWCYASGVLLTFAMSCTAHVFSCRSLRLRAAFFFLDYASISYYGFASTLAYSYYLLPGLRLLDPAVMTPYLQSLGWHWVDYGVLMGLYGQLVLPVAFLLAVTCTVACCKSRSEDCSYPFAIRTFVFAMPLSMACPVMIESLLFDLGRRNPTLFLHFYRRYFWLLVAAFFNVSKIPERIQPGLFDIIGHSHQLFHIFTFLSIYDQMHYVEQGLERFLQAPHTSPTFQGTVGYLVLLIVCLAMVIRTYLKGLSSHKQD, encoded by the coding sequence ATGCCCCCGCAGCCCTTCTCCCGGGACGCGTCCTCCCTCCTGCGCTGGGACGAGGTGCCCGATGACTTCGTGGAGTGCTTCATCCTGTCCGGGTACCGGCGGCTGCACCTGACCGCGCAGGAGTGCCTGGCATCCATCTTCCAGCCCACCAACGAGACCCTGAACTTCTGGACGCACTTCATCCCGCTGGTGCTGTTCGCCAGCCGCTTCTACCAGGTGATCTTCCTGTCCGCGGAGCTGCCCTGGCACCACCCTGCGCTGCTGCCGCTCTGGTGCTACGCCTCGGGGGTGCTGCTGACATTTGCCATGAGCTGCACTGCCCATGTGTTCAGCTGCCGCTCCCTGCGCCTGCGTGCCGCCTTCTTCTTCCTGGACTATGCCTCCATCAGCTACTACGGCTTCGCCAGCACCCTGGCATACTCCTACTACCTGCTGCCCGGGCTGCGCCTGCTGGACCCGGCGGTGATGACCCcgtacctgcagagcctgggctggcACTGGGTGGACTATGGCGTGCTGATGGGGCTGTACGGCCAGCTGGTGCTGCCAGTCGCCTTCCTGCTGGCAGTCACCTGTACGGTGGCATGCTGCAAGAGCAGATccgaggactgctcctaccccttcGCCATCCGCACCTTTGTCTTCGCCATGCCCCTCAGCATGGCCTGCCCGGTGATGATCGAGAGCCTGCTGTTTGACCTGGGCAGGAGGAACCCCACTCTGTTCCTGCACTTCTACCGGAGGTACTTCTGGCTGCTGGTGGCCGCCTTCTTCAATGTCAGCAAGATCCCGGAGAGGATCCAGCCGGGGCTGTTTGACATCATCGGGCACAGCCACCAGCTCTTCCACATCTTCACCTTCCTCAGTATTTATGACCAGATGCACTATGTGGAGCAGGGGCTGGAGCGCTTCCTCCAGGCTCCTCACACCTCACCCACCTTCCAGGGGACAGTAGGGTACTTAGTGCTGCTCATCGTCTGCCTGGCCATGGTAATAAGGACCTATCTGAAGGGACTGTCCAGCCACAAGCAGGACTGA